From Poecile atricapillus isolate bPoeAtr1 chromosome Z, bPoeAtr1.hap1, whole genome shotgun sequence, one genomic window encodes:
- the SPINK4 gene encoding serine protease inhibitor Kazal-type 4: MTGRELLLLLLAATVTLVAAGGAELNEGSGLRRPVCGSLADLHACPLLYLPICGTDGNTYANECQLCVEKMKTRQDIRILKDGECQDT; encoded by the exons ATGACTgggagagagctgctgctgctgctgctggcagcaacGGTGACTCTTGTTGCTGCCGGAG GGGCAGAGCTGAATGAAGGGAGTGGCCTGAGAAGG CCGGTGTGTGGAAGCCTGGCTGACCTGCATGCCTGTCCCCTCCTGTACTTGCCCATCTGTGGAACTGACGGGAATACCTATGCCAATGAATGCCAGCTCTGTGTGGAAAAAAT GAAAACCAGGCAAGACATCCGAATTTTGAAAGATGGGGAGTGTCAAGATACCTGA